A stretch of Paenibacillus mucilaginosus 3016 DNA encodes these proteins:
- a CDS encoding 4Fe-4S dicluster domain-containing protein, translating into MKQHLYIEMDNCIGCRSCLAACTQCGGHDERNRNYVYDVNPLVNRQTIPLMCLHCVNPACARSCPAQAIQVTPEGAVLSALVEKCIGCQNCTIACPYGIPKFDEEQNLMYKCDLCYDRTKDGIPPMCASVCPTNTLQWLTEDELKAKRESHELGRWTASRLPDDPLVGETNVKISLPGILQGKVKLF; encoded by the coding sequence ATGAAGCAGCATTTATATATCGAGATGGACAACTGCATCGGCTGCCGCAGCTGTCTGGCCGCCTGCACCCAGTGCGGCGGGCACGATGAGCGCAACCGCAACTATGTATACGACGTGAATCCGCTGGTGAACCGCCAGACGATTCCCCTGATGTGCCTGCACTGCGTGAATCCGGCCTGTGCCCGCAGCTGCCCGGCGCAGGCGATCCAGGTGACCCCGGAGGGGGCGGTGCTCTCCGCTCTCGTGGAGAAGTGCATCGGCTGCCAGAACTGCACGATCGCCTGCCCTTACGGGATTCCGAAGTTCGATGAAGAGCAGAACCTGATGTACAAATGCGACCTGTGCTACGACCGCACGAAGGACGGCATCCCGCCGATGTGTGCTTCCGTCTGCCCGACGAATACGCTGCAGTGGCTCACGGAAGACGAGCTGAAGGCGAAGCGGGAGAGCCATGAGCTCGGCCGGTGGACGGCGAGCCGCCTGCCGGACGATCCGCTCGTCGGCGAGACGAACGTGAAGATCAGCCTGCCGGGAATCCTGCAGGGGAAAGTGAAGCTGTTCTGA
- a CDS encoding SRPBCC family protein: MVHIGANGCTETSVNGREIVVNRTLAAPRELVFQTWTDPAHLPHWWGPKGFTITVQEIDVRPGGEWRYIMHGPGGTDYENRILYREVVHPEKLVYSHGDGGEEESFRVTVTFAEQGEETRLMMRMLFKSAEELKQAVEEYGAIEGAGSTLDRLEERLAAVISEQARQG; encoded by the coding sequence ATGGTCCATATTGGGGCGAATGGTTGTACGGAAACATCGGTGAACGGACGGGAAATCGTGGTTAACCGCACGTTGGCGGCGCCGCGGGAGCTGGTTTTCCAGACCTGGACAGACCCTGCGCATCTGCCGCACTGGTGGGGGCCGAAGGGCTTCACGATCACTGTGCAGGAGATCGACGTAAGACCGGGCGGCGAGTGGCGTTACATCATGCATGGCCCGGGCGGCACGGATTACGAGAACCGGATCCTGTACCGGGAGGTTGTCCATCCCGAGAAGCTTGTCTACTCCCATGGTGACGGCGGTGAAGAGGAGTCCTTCCGGGTGACGGTAACCTTCGCTGAGCAGGGGGAGGAAACCCGGCTTATGATGCGGATGCTGTTCAAATCCGCCGAGGAACTGAAGCAAGCGGTGGAGGAGTACGGTGCGATCGAGGGAGCCGGTTCGACGCTGGACCGCCTCGAAGAGCGGTTGGCAGCCGTTATTTCCGAGCAGGCGAGGCAGGGATAA
- a CDS encoding molybdopterin oxidoreductase family protein, whose amino-acid sequence MPKDKFFKVIENRTHPGEKLVDTHCSYCGMQCGMKLRVDTSTNRIIGVEPRYDWPVTLGKMCPKGVTAYQQTNHDDRLLKPLIRDDRSLRGTKMGFREATWEEAYGLIVRKFQELQSGFGKDSLSVFSGVSMTNEKCYLTGKFARVALQTRYIDYNGRFCMSSAAAGFMRTFGVDRGSTLPWTDLHETDCLFIAGSNTAECHPTSMFRVWEVQNRGGYLIVADPRETPIARRADVHLDLRPGTDLALANCMVNLLIQGGYADREFVEKHTNGFDAMLEVVKQFTPEYTSEITGVAPEKLIRAAEIYGKAPNAVVMFARGIEQQHKGVDNVSAYTNMSLVTGKIGRPKSGVATFTGQGNGQGGREHGQKADALPGYRKIANPKHVEEVCKVWGITPEEMPQPGVSAYEMFGLMQDKTIRGLYLLCSNPAVSAPNLNEVRAALMNLDFMVCCDMFLSESAEFADVVLPTVTWSEDEGTVTNLEGRVIKINKAQEPLGESKPDWEIQVELAERLGRGQYFRHLKTARDINDEFRLASKGGYADYYGATWEKIEEQQGVFWPCRDEADPGTPHMFLDKKFYHPDGKALLCALPYRPPAEEPCGDYPLRLTTGRVVYHYLSGNQTRRIPFLRDMCPEPFVEVHPETAKRYGIAHEEMVRVRTRRGEAEFKVKITEAIRRDTVFVPYHFGHEKSVNLLTIAALDPTSKMPEFKACAAEIEKLTAAPAAQAQEPIKEVIQT is encoded by the coding sequence ATGCCAAAGGATAAATTCTTCAAAGTCATCGAGAACCGAACCCATCCGGGCGAAAAGCTCGTTGACACCCACTGCTCCTACTGCGGGATGCAGTGCGGAATGAAGCTGCGGGTGGATACCTCCACGAACCGGATCATCGGGGTGGAGCCGCGCTACGACTGGCCGGTGACCCTCGGCAAGATGTGCCCCAAAGGGGTGACGGCCTACCAGCAGACGAATCATGACGACAGGCTGCTGAAGCCGCTGATCCGCGACGACCGGTCGCTGCGCGGGACGAAGATGGGCTTCCGGGAAGCCACCTGGGAAGAAGCCTACGGGCTTATCGTGCGCAAATTCCAGGAGCTTCAATCCGGGTTTGGCAAAGACAGCCTCTCCGTCTTCAGCGGCGTATCCATGACGAACGAAAAATGCTACCTCACCGGCAAATTCGCCCGCGTCGCCCTGCAGACCCGCTACATCGATTATAACGGCCGCTTCTGCATGTCGAGCGCTGCCGCAGGCTTCATGCGCACCTTCGGCGTCGACCGGGGGTCCACACTGCCCTGGACGGACCTGCACGAGACCGACTGCCTGTTCATTGCCGGCAGCAATACGGCCGAGTGCCATCCAACCTCCATGTTCCGTGTCTGGGAGGTACAGAACCGCGGCGGCTACCTGATCGTCGCCGATCCGAGAGAGACGCCGATCGCCCGCCGGGCCGACGTCCATCTGGACCTGCGGCCGGGGACGGACCTCGCGCTGGCCAACTGCATGGTCAACCTGCTCATCCAGGGCGGCTATGCGGACCGGGAGTTCGTGGAGAAGCACACGAACGGCTTCGACGCCATGCTGGAGGTCGTGAAGCAGTTCACGCCGGAGTATACGAGCGAGATTACGGGCGTGGCTCCCGAGAAGCTGATCCGGGCCGCCGAGATCTACGGCAAGGCGCCGAACGCGGTCGTGATGTTCGCACGGGGCATCGAGCAGCAGCACAAAGGCGTCGATAACGTATCCGCCTATACGAACATGAGCCTGGTCACCGGCAAAATCGGCCGTCCGAAGTCGGGCGTGGCCACCTTCACGGGACAGGGCAACGGCCAAGGCGGCCGCGAGCATGGCCAGAAGGCCGACGCGCTGCCGGGCTACCGCAAGATCGCCAACCCGAAGCACGTGGAGGAAGTGTGCAAGGTGTGGGGGATCACGCCGGAAGAAATGCCTCAGCCCGGGGTATCGGCTTACGAGATGTTCGGCCTGATGCAGGACAAGACGATCCGCGGCCTGTACCTGCTCTGTTCGAATCCGGCGGTCTCCGCCCCGAACCTCAACGAAGTCCGCGCGGCACTGATGAACCTGGATTTCATGGTCTGCTGCGACATGTTCCTCTCCGAGTCCGCCGAGTTCGCGGATGTCGTACTTCCGACCGTCACCTGGAGTGAAGACGAGGGAACCGTAACGAACCTGGAGGGCCGTGTTATCAAAATCAACAAAGCCCAGGAGCCGCTTGGGGAATCCAAGCCCGACTGGGAGATCCAGGTGGAGCTGGCGGAGCGTCTCGGCCGGGGGCAGTACTTCCGGCACCTGAAGACGGCCCGCGACATCAACGACGAGTTCCGTCTGGCGAGCAAAGGCGGCTACGCCGATTACTACGGCGCCACCTGGGAGAAGATCGAGGAGCAGCAGGGCGTCTTCTGGCCGTGCCGTGACGAAGCGGATCCGGGCACGCCGCATATGTTCCTCGACAAGAAGTTCTACCACCCGGACGGCAAGGCCCTGCTCTGTGCGCTGCCTTACCGTCCGCCGGCCGAAGAGCCGTGCGGCGATTATCCGCTGCGCCTGACGACCGGCCGGGTCGTCTACCACTACCTGTCGGGCAACCAGACCCGCCGGATTCCGTTCCTGCGCGATATGTGCCCGGAACCGTTCGTGGAGGTGCATCCTGAGACCGCTAAGCGCTACGGGATCGCTCATGAAGAGATGGTCCGGGTCCGCACCCGCCGGGGCGAAGCCGAGTTCAAGGTGAAGATCACCGAGGCCATCCGTAGGGATACGGTGTTCGTGCCGTATCACTTCGGCCATGAGAAATCCGTCAATCTGCTGACCATTGCCGCGCTGGACCCGACTTCGAAAATGCCGGAGTTCAAGGCCTGCGCAGCGGAGATAGAGAAGCTTACGGCGGCACCCGCCGCACAAGCGCAAGAGCCCATCAAGGAGGTCATACAGACATGA
- the hcp gene encoding hydroxylamine reductase: protein MFCYQCEQTPSGGCKVVGVCGKDETIASLQDTMIFALKGIAAYATHARQLGYSDPEVDRITHEALYMTLTNSNFNVQEHIDMAMKVGSAAIRIMDVLDRAHTNHFGVPQPVQVSQNRVEGHAIVVTGHNLYALEELLKQTEGLGINIYTHSEMLPAHGYPKLKQYPHLKGNIGKAWFDQRRLFEKFPGAILATTNCVMPIKGTYADRFFSYDLAGLEGVRKIENDDFTPLIERALSLPKADIDSDQVLTTGFHHETVIGLAPEIIEAVRAGKIRRFFVIAGCDAPGSGGEYYRELATSLPNDTVILTTSCGKFRFNDVDYGTVGDTGIPRYIDLGQCNNSGSTVKIAMALADAFGCTVNELPVSIVLSWFEQKAVAILLGLFSLGIQDIRIGPKPPEFISSGVMQVLTETFGLKLIGNAQDDMAAMLAQ from the coding sequence ATGTTTTGTTACCAATGCGAACAAACGCCGTCCGGCGGCTGTAAAGTAGTAGGCGTCTGCGGCAAGGACGAGACGATCGCGAGCCTGCAGGATACGATGATTTTTGCGCTCAAAGGCATTGCCGCTTACGCCACCCACGCCCGCCAGCTGGGCTATTCCGATCCCGAAGTGGACCGGATCACCCACGAGGCGCTCTATATGACGCTTACGAACTCGAACTTCAACGTGCAGGAGCATATCGACATGGCCATGAAGGTCGGCTCCGCGGCGATCCGCATCATGGATGTGCTCGACCGGGCGCATACGAACCACTTTGGTGTGCCGCAGCCGGTGCAGGTCAGCCAGAACCGGGTCGAAGGCCACGCGATCGTCGTCACAGGCCATAACCTGTACGCGCTCGAAGAGCTGCTGAAGCAGACCGAGGGACTCGGCATCAACATCTACACCCACTCGGAGATGCTGCCCGCCCACGGATATCCGAAGCTGAAGCAGTACCCGCACCTCAAGGGGAACATCGGCAAAGCCTGGTTCGACCAGCGGCGCCTCTTCGAGAAATTCCCCGGCGCGATCCTGGCGACGACCAACTGTGTCATGCCGATCAAGGGAACGTACGCGGACCGCTTCTTCTCGTATGACCTCGCCGGCCTGGAGGGCGTGCGCAAGATCGAGAACGACGACTTCACCCCGCTCATCGAACGGGCGCTGTCGCTCCCTAAGGCGGACATCGATTCCGATCAGGTGCTCACCACCGGGTTCCACCATGAGACCGTCATCGGGCTGGCCCCCGAGATCATCGAGGCTGTCCGTGCGGGCAAAATCCGCCGCTTCTTCGTCATCGCCGGCTGTGACGCGCCGGGCAGCGGCGGCGAATATTACCGTGAGCTGGCGACATCCCTGCCGAACGATACGGTCATCCTGACGACGTCCTGCGGCAAGTTCCGCTTCAATGACGTCGACTACGGCACGGTCGGCGACACCGGCATCCCGCGGTATATCGACCTCGGCCAGTGCAACAACTCCGGCTCGACCGTCAAGATCGCCATGGCGCTCGCGGACGCCTTTGGCTGCACGGTCAACGAGCTGCCGGTCAGCATCGTGCTCTCCTGGTTCGAGCAGAAAGCCGTAGCCATCCTGCTCGGCCTGTTCAGCCTCGGCATCCAGGACATCCGCATCGGGCCGAAGCCGCCGGAATTCATCTCCTCGGGCGTGATGCAGGTGCTCACCGAGACGTTCGGCCTGAAGCTGATCGGCAATGCGCAGGACGACATGGCCGCGATGCTGGCCCAGTAA
- a CDS encoding Rieske 2Fe-2S domain-containing protein, which produces MNGDQTRGNGAVPPHEDNYTHNIRKDNERRLDRRSFMKTMVGAAGVFAVSTLPWGAIAAKELSSPAKKAFPKTRITALSDLKVGEAVEFAYPGEHDSALLVRLGEGEFKAYQNACTHLKCPVFWSGEKGELVCPCHHGLFDVRTGAPVAGPPKRPLPEIELKLEQGTVYAVGVKRYET; this is translated from the coding sequence ATGAACGGAGATCAAACACGGGGGAACGGAGCGGTTCCTCCCCACGAGGATAATTACACCCACAATATCCGCAAAGATAATGAACGCCGGCTCGACCGCCGGAGCTTCATGAAGACGATGGTCGGGGCGGCGGGCGTGTTCGCCGTATCGACGCTTCCCTGGGGGGCGATTGCGGCCAAGGAGCTGTCGAGTCCGGCCAAGAAGGCTTTTCCGAAGACGAGGATCACTGCGCTGAGCGACCTGAAAGTCGGCGAAGCCGTCGAATTCGCTTATCCGGGAGAGCACGATTCCGCCCTGCTGGTCCGGCTCGGAGAAGGGGAGTTCAAGGCTTACCAGAATGCGTGCACCCATCTCAAGTGCCCCGTGTTCTGGAGCGGGGAGAAGGGCGAGCTCGTCTGCCCGTGCCATCACGGTCTGTTCGACGTACGTACCGGGGCCCCTGTCGCCGGCCCGCCGAAGCGGCCTCTGCCGGAGATCGAGCTGAAGCTCGAGCAGGGGACAGTCTATGCCGTTGGGGTGAAGCGATATGAAACGTAG
- a CDS encoding SRPBCC family protein, whose amino-acid sequence MSNIVDLIITRTIQAPREIVFQAFTQAEHLKHWWGPKGWVMDVSQMEVRPGGICHYRLQSAEGHVMWAKFVYSEISTPEKLVYISSFSDEDGRTVRAPFSPAFPLEVRNTLTLTEQDGRTAFTLHGEPVSATEEELEFFRSMHESMQMGFGGTFDQLAVYLASKR is encoded by the coding sequence ATGTCCAATATCGTTGATCTGATCATCACCCGTACCATCCAAGCGCCAAGAGAGATTGTATTCCAGGCGTTCACGCAGGCGGAGCATCTGAAGCACTGGTGGGGGCCGAAGGGCTGGGTAATGGATGTGTCTCAGATGGAGGTCCGTCCCGGCGGGATCTGCCATTACCGCCTGCAGTCCGCGGAAGGGCATGTCATGTGGGCGAAGTTCGTGTACAGTGAGATTTCTACGCCGGAGAAGCTCGTCTATATCAGCTCCTTCTCGGATGAAGACGGCCGTACGGTCCGTGCGCCGTTCAGCCCGGCGTTTCCGCTGGAGGTTCGCAATACCCTGACGCTTACGGAGCAGGACGGCCGGACGGCGTTCACACTGCACGGGGAACCCGTATCGGCCACGGAGGAGGAGCTCGAGTTCTTCCGATCGATGCATGAGAGCATGCAGATGGGCTTCGGCGGCACCTTCGACCAACTGGCGGTGTACCTGGCCTCGAAGCGCTGA
- a CDS encoding Crp/Fnr family transcriptional regulator, with the protein MAICEYTKAGSTPVTEGIRAFFTDENLEKLKGIMYSKQVKAGSYLFWEGEPANHLYYMKKGSIKLSKTTDAGNKITLYIHHTGDLFGQITPFQQSLLSYDAEVTEDAEIGIIQQKDLEILLWQHGDLAVEFMKWMGMMHQMTQTKFRDLMMYGKPGALCSLLIRLSNSYGHPQEDGIVIRKRMTNAEMAEMVGATRESVNRMLNDMRKEEAITIDNGQIVIRNLEYLRDICHCEACPKEICRV; encoded by the coding sequence ATGGCCATTTGCGAATATACGAAAGCAGGCAGCACCCCGGTAACCGAAGGCATCCGCGCATTTTTCACAGACGAGAACCTCGAGAAGCTCAAGGGCATTATGTACTCGAAGCAGGTTAAAGCAGGCTCCTATCTGTTCTGGGAAGGCGAACCGGCCAACCACCTTTATTATATGAAGAAAGGCAGCATCAAACTCTCCAAGACGACCGACGCAGGGAACAAAATCACCCTGTACATCCACCACACCGGAGACCTGTTCGGCCAGATCACGCCGTTCCAGCAGAGCCTGCTCAGCTATGACGCGGAAGTGACGGAGGATGCGGAGATCGGCATCATCCAGCAGAAGGACCTCGAGATCCTGCTCTGGCAGCACGGCGACCTCGCCGTGGAATTCATGAAGTGGATGGGCATGATGCACCAGATGACCCAGACCAAGTTCCGCGACCTGATGATGTACGGCAAGCCGGGCGCCCTCTGCTCGCTGCTTATTCGTCTCAGCAACTCGTACGGCCACCCTCAGGAGGACGGCATCGTGATCCGCAAGCGGATGACCAATGCCGAGATGGCCGAGATGGTCGGTGCGACCCGCGAGAGCGTCAACCGGATGCTCAACGACATGCGCAAGGAAGAAGCCATTACCATCGACAACGGCCAGATCGTGATTCGGAATCTCGAGTACCTGCGGGATATCTGCCACTGCGAGGCCTGCCCCAAGGAAATCTGCCGCGTGTAA